A window from Montipora capricornis isolate CH-2021 chromosome 7, ASM3666992v2, whole genome shotgun sequence encodes these proteins:
- the LOC138058018 gene encoding uncharacterized protein, whose translation MEKFIQLGEKFGLEGEKLLEFVREQEEKEREEKRKEEEKQEKRRQLEEEREEKKRQLQEEREERRRMLEEDKRKEEEEKEERRRREDEERETRRQERELRKLEMEAELLKQKEAIEAARREHELEIARLAVENADGRPEVREDRAKAPKLPSFVDGKDDLDAYLQRFERFAETAQWKKDGWASKLSALLSGRALEVYSRLSEDAAKDYDRVKIALMKRYDLTEDGYRRKFRASKPEVDESPEQFIVRLDRYLLRWLELSNTARSFDGLKDLIVKEQFIDSCPKDLAIHLRERAPETLAKIAKIADQYLEAHGKHLFSSASRKPTVQPERDEAKNMQINPPALHCFKCNTRGHKAVNCPTLTRKCFLCGKQGHEARNCRSGGRRSGGQSARAADDPDPSWQVPVQEACAVTTRSQAKKAGEHIPLKVPDTKESPVVDREKLKQMQRDDESLQKFWEKDDVVVRGQAEISFEVKGGVLYRVYKHPYVNGGKPLKQVMVPVQLRSRIMELAHGSIMGGHMGIKKTTDKIQSAFYWPGIQGDVTRYCKSCDVCQKTVNKGSVPKVPLEKMPLIDKPFKRVAIDLVGPFVPPSENGHRYI comes from the exons atggagaaatttattcagcttggcgaaaagtttggtctggaaggagaaaagctgcttgaatttgtgcgtgaacaagaagaaaaagaacgcgaagagaaacgtaaagaggaagaaaaacaagaaaaacgaagacaattggaggaagaaagagaggaaaaaaagaggcaattacaagaagaaagagaagagagacgtcgaatgcttgaggaggataaaagaaaggaagaggaagagaaagaggaaaGGCGCAGAAGAGAAGATGAAGAAAGAGAAAccaggcgacaagaacgcgaactaagaaaattggagatggaagccgagctgttgaaacagaaagaggctattgaagcggcaagaagagaacatgagctggaaattgcacgtttggctgtggagaatgctgacggacgtcctgaagtgagagaggatcgggctaaggcacctaaactcccctcgtttgttgatggtaaagacgatttggacgcttatttgcagaggttcgagagatttgccgagacagctcagtggaaaaaagatggatgggcatcgaagctcagtgctctgttgtctggacgggcactagaagtgtattcacgtctatcggaggacgcagctaaggattatgacagggtaaagattgcgttaatgaagagatatgaccttaccgaagacggctatcgtcgaaaatttagagcatccaaaccagaagttgacgaaagtccggagcagtttattgtgcgactggacagatacctgttacggtggctggagctttcgaatactgcgcgaagctttgatggtcttaaggacttgatcgtgaaagaacaatttattgactcttgccctaaggatttggcaattcacctgcgagaaagggcacctgagactctagcaaagattgcgaagatcgctgaccagtacttggaggctcatggtaaacatttgttcagctcagcgagcagaaagccaacagtacagcctgagagggacgaagccaagaacatgcagattaatccaccagctctgcattgctttaagtgcaacacccgaggtcataaagccgtcaactgcccaaccctaacaagaaagtgtttcctatgtggtaagcagggacatgaagctagaaactgtcgatcaggtggacgcagatcaggaggacaaa gcgcaagagccgctgacgacccagacccaagctggcaagttcctgtacaagaagcttgtgctgtaaccacgagaagtcaagctaagaaagctggagaacatattccgttgaaggtaccagatacaaaagaaagtcctgtagttgatagagaaaagctcaagcaaatgcagcgtgatgacgagagcctacagaaattttgggagaaagatgacgtagttgtgagaggccaggctgagatttcatttgaagtgaaaggtggagttctttaccgcgtctacaagcacccttatgtgaacggaggtaaacccctgaagcaggttatggttcctgtgcagctgagaagtcgaataatggaactagcgcacggatcgatcatgggaggtcacatgggaataaagaaaacgactgataagattcaaagcgcgttctattggccaggcattcaaggggacgtgacccgttattgcaagtcctgcgatgtatgtcagaagacagttaacaagggttccgtaccgaaagttcccttagagaagatgccattaattgacaagccatttaagagagtagcaatcgacctggttggaccttttgttcccccgagtgagaacggtcatagatatatatga